A region of the Columba livia isolate bColLiv1 breed racing homer chromosome 23, bColLiv1.pat.W.v2, whole genome shotgun sequence genome:
TCCGCCTCCTGGTGCCCACCCAGTACGTGGGGGCCATCATCGGCAAGGAAGGGGCCACCATCAGGAACATCACCAAGCAGACACAGTCCAAGTGAGTCCCTTGTCTCGTGGTCACTGAACTGAGGGCTCTGCAGTGATACATGAGGCTGGAtcggttttttggggggggaacGGGCTGTCTGAGGCCCCAGcctggctttctgggctgtgctTCCCGCATGTCTCTTTTGTTGGGACAGGACCCGGGTGGGTGCGTGGGGGTGTCACTGCTCCAGCCAGACCCATTTAGCATGAGCTCATTGAGCCCCTAGTTGCTGTATCCATGTCAAGTACTGAGCCCAGAATTAACTGTTCTTGCCTTCCCTGGGTGCATATAACCTCAGAACCGGGTGGGCTGCGGGGACATGGAGGGAGCGGAGCAGCTGCGGAGTCCCCAACAACCACAGTACCTGTCCTGTCCATGCAGGATTGATGTGCACCGGAAAGAAAACGCGGGAGCTGCCGAAAAAGCCATCAGCATCCACTCCACCCCCGAGGGCTGCTCCGCCGCCTGCAAGATGATTCTGGAGATCATGCAGAAGGAGGCGAAGGACACCAAGACGTAAGGTTCCCCCTGTGTTTGTGTTGCTCCTTGCTGGGCTCCGGTCCTGTCCCAGCGCCGGGTGATGCTCCCACTTGTGCAGGAGCTTTGCTCTGGGGACCAGGGGACTCGGGGCAGGGGGACCTGAGCTTCCCCTGTCCCTCTGTACCAAACCTTCCCTCTCCTGGCTGAAATCACCcttcctgggtttttttttcacccgTTCTCCTCTCCAGAGCTGATGAAGTGCCTCTGAAAATCTTGGCCCATAACAACTTTGTGGGGCGCCTGATTGGCAAAGAAGGGCGGAACTTGAAGAAAGTGGAGCAGGACACGGAGACAAAAATCACCATCTCATCGTAAGGCTGCTCGCTGCCTTTGGGGACGCCAGGGCTGACCTTCCTCAGGCTGGGGCCGgggggaggatgaggaggagacGGGTGATGTGGTGAGAGGGGCAGGGATGCTGCCCATCCGCAGGAAGGCACCTGTGCGCTGGGTGCTTTATTCTGCAAAGCTCTCTTGAAATATCTtggctttgtattttctgtatttccccccaccccccccgtCCCTTTGGcgtgtcccccctccccgtccctTTGGcgtgtcccccctccccgtccctTTGGCGTGTCCCCCCTCACCATCATTTTGgcgtcccctccccagccctttggtgtcccccctcccagccctgcaggacTCAGGACTGGCTGTTTTGATGCCTGGGACTGGGGTTTTACTCTTCAATCCTGTTTTTTTGGGTGAAGGCAGGGTGGACATCCCAGTTCAAACTGTGATGTGGTCCCTGCTCTgactggggacatggtgacagtgacagcctGTTGCCCCAATGGGAAGGAGCAGAGGATTGCAGCGCTGACCTGtttttccccagcctgcaggaCCTGACCCTGTACAACCCCGAGCGGACCATCACGGTGAAGGGCTCCATCGAGAACTGCTGCCGCGCCGAGCAGGAGATCATGAAGAAAGTGCGGGAAGCCTATGAGAACGACGTGGCCGCCATGAGCGTGAGTGGGCtccgggctggcaggggctcTCAAGGAGGGCGCCCCAATCAAGCAAACGAGCTGTTCTCTGCTCTCGCCCTCAGCTGCAGTCTCACCTCATCCCTGGCCTGAATCTGGCGGCGGTCGGGCTCTTCCCGGCCTCGTCCAGCGCGGTTCCTCCGCCACCGAGCAGCGTCTCCGGCGCCGCACCGTACAGCTCCTTCATGGTGGGTGAACAGCAGCTGCTCGGGGTGTCCCCTGCACTGAGAATCGTAGAATCAGacaatggtttgggttggagggaccttcaaactgccccagtgccatgagcagggacatggtcaccagctcaggttgctcagagccccgtccagcctggcctgggatgtctccagggatggttcatctgggtacctgggccaggctctcaccaccctcagggccaacaattccttctcAGCCCGGGGGGCAGGATCTGGGCTTTAAACTATTGCAAATGCACCATAGAAGGTGCTCGGTCCCCATGGGGTTGGTGCTGGCTCAGCCCCGCACCCCTGGGTGGGGAGTGGGTATCACCTGGGGGGGGCTTGGAGCCCTGTCCTCGTGGTGACACTGAGCCCCGAACGGTGACACCGAGCCCCAAACGGTGACACTGTCCCTGCAGCCGCCGGAGCAGGAGACCGTGCACGTCTTCATCCCCGCGCAGGCGGTTGGCGCCATCATCGGCAAGAAGGGGCAGCACATCAAGCAGCTCTCCCGTTTCGCAAGTGCCTCCATCAAGGTAGGGTGGGACCCCCCCGCCAGCCCACCCCTGAGCCGAGGCCTTTCTGACTGGGAGAACCAGTTGAAAAGCCCAGATCGGGCTGGGGGCCCGATCCTGCGGCAGGGCAGAGGACATGGCCACAGCCCCTATGTCTCTCCCTCCAGATTGCCCCCCCGGAGACGCCGGACTCCAAAGTGCGCATGGTCGTCATCACCGGCCCCCCCGAAGCTCAGTTCAAGGTTCCCTCCACGTTGCTGTCACTGTGGGGAGTTTGGGGTGTCCCTCTGTCACCCTCTGGAGCTGGGAGGGGGGAGTAGGGGAATGACCCCAATTTTGAGCTTGGCCCGTGGCTTGGTAAACCCAGCATCtccctggggctgagctggtTGGAAACCCCAAGAACTGGGGTTTCACGGGATGCTGTCCCCCCCGGGATGGCGGGGACGTGCGGGGGTGGGACACATCAGGTGGCCCCTGACCCCCTGCTCCCCCCCGCAGGCGCAGGGCCGGATTTACGGGAAGCTGAAGGAGGAGAACTTCTTTGGGCCGAAGGAAGAAGTGAAGCTGGAGACACACATCCGTGTCCCCGCCTCGGCCGCCGGCCGCGTCATCGGCAAAGGCGGCAAAACCGTACGTGGAGCGATGCTGGGATAGGGACGGGAGCACCCGGGGGTGGGACATCCCGGGGGGGGTACCTGGGTACATCCCAGGGGTGGAGTTCGCCAGGAACTGGCTGGGATTCCCTGGGTAGACTTAGTGAGACGGTCCCTCCCCGCAGGTGAACGAGCTGCAAAACCTGACGGCGGCCGAGGTGGTGGTGCCACGGGACCAGACCCCTGACGAGAACGAGCAGGTCATCGTCAAGATCATCGGGCACTTCTATGCCAGCCAGGTATGGCCAtgcagccccccagcaccccgcGATTCTCTGGTGGCTTGTATGGGGTTGTGTCCACTTGCGTGTTTCCTTCTGGGGACGTTCAaagagttgagagaagggaacagagccggtgaggggctggagcacaagtgtgatgggagcggctgagggacctgggaggttcagctggagaacaggagctgaggggagaccttctgatctctgaactgcctgaaaggagcttggagctaGGGGCagttgggctctgctccccaggaacaagcgccaggagcagaggaaacagcctcaagttgcgcaaggggaggttgaggttggatgtgggaacaatttcttccccaaagggctgtggggcattggaacaggctgcccagagcagtgctggagtcaccgtccctggagggttggacaggtgcggttctcaggacatgggacAGTGTCATGGTGGGGGagcagttggactcgatgagcctgagggtcttttccaaccaaactgattctgtgattctatgcaaAGCCACGTCCCTGTCCCCGGGGTCTTGCTGCCCCCAGggtcctccccagctcccctttgtccctgtccccgcagATGGCTCAGCGCAAGATCCGCGACATCCTGGCACAGgtgaagcagcagcaccagaaGGGACAGAGCCAGACGCAAGCGCGGAGGAAATGAGAGCGGCTCCCGGGAGCGCCGAGCAGCCAAGGCCGGGCTTAAGAGTGGATGGGAATCAGTTACCGTAGACAGATGATACTTTTTTCATTAACCGAGATTAAAAGGCAGTTTGATTGGCTTCCCAGGTAGATGCTAGGGTAAAAAACTTAAAGAAATTGGGTCCTTTTTTAGCTCCACGTGCCAGGGCAGCTACTGAAATGGAGTGAGAGGTGCCGCTCGGGGCCCCTCTCAGGCACAGAATTTGCCCCGAATTTCAGTTGCCTTTGGGGTCCCATCGCAGCCCCAACCTCTCCGCAGCTGCTGGACGTTCTCACAGCCATGTGCGGCCTTTGGAGCTTCtcgttttgatttgtttttttacctattttatttgtttttttccccaagacaaATTCCAGTGGATTCTTACCAACCCCTGTTGATAACAAGATCCAGTGCAGGGGGGAAAAATAGATAAAACCCCAGGACAACACCTCTGTTTTCcaggatgttttttttctcttttgggttgtttgaatgtttcttttcattttaggtcaaagaaatactttttttttaacgttAAGCCTATGAAATGATGTCGGAAACAGGACAGGTGACTCTTTCTCAGTGAT
Encoded here:
- the IGF2BP1 gene encoding insulin-like growth factor 2 mRNA-binding protein 1: MNKLYIGNLNENVTPADLEKVFTEHQISVSGPFLVKSGYAFVDCPDEQWAMKAIETFSGKVELHGKQLEIEHSVPKKQRSRKIQIRNIPPQLRWEVLDGLLAQYGTVENCEQVNTDSETAVVNVTYANREQTRQAIMKLNGHQLENHALKVSYIPDEQSAQGPENGRRGGFGARGAPRQGSPVTAGAPAKQQPVDIPLRLLVPTQYVGAIIGKEGATIRNITKQTQSKIDVHRKENAGAAEKAISIHSTPEGCSAACKMILEIMQKEAKDTKTADEVPLKILAHNNFVGRLIGKEGRNLKKVEQDTETKITISSLQDLTLYNPERTITVKGSIENCCRAEQEIMKKVREAYENDVAAMSLQSHLIPGLNLAAVGLFPASSSAVPPPPSSVSGAAPYSSFMPPEQETVHVFIPAQAVGAIIGKKGQHIKQLSRFASASIKIAPPETPDSKVRMVVITGPPEAQFKAQGRIYGKLKEENFFGPKEEVKLETHIRVPASAAGRVIGKGGKTVNELQNLTAAEVVVPRDQTPDENEQVIVKIIGHFYASQMAQRKIRDILAQVKQQHQKGQSQTQARRK